A single genomic interval of Juglans regia cultivar Chandler chromosome 1, Walnut 2.0, whole genome shotgun sequence harbors:
- the LOC109001306 gene encoding GEM-like protein 5, with protein MNNPTQGSQPLYPSLSSPTAKGSAESSHDHQASLSSSPAKQETQQPHEPPPSSSSPPLCEDSSQKWPGTHIMGQPAVPTCHPDNQKAALWGAGDQAQYHHHPYLQFNPIDKSSNSPMESILHKFNSWSSKAESMANNIWQNLRTNSSVSGAAWGKMNLTAKAITGGGFESLYKQTFTTYPNEKLKKTFASYLSTSTGPVAGTLYLSDAHVAFCSDRPLSFTAPSGQETWSYYKVMIPLGKIGAINPVVMRENPSEKYIQVITIDGHDFWFMGFVNFDKASKHLSESISIFVASGIAVKPVVA; from the exons ATGAACAATCCCACGCAAGGATCACAGCCTCTGTACCCCTCCTTATCCTCCCCCACGGCTAAGGGATCAGCAGAGTCTTCTCATGATCACCAAGCATCATTATCCTCGTCTCCAGCCAAACAAGAAACACAACAACCTCATGAACCGCCTCCATCATCCTCGTCTCCACCACTGTGCGAGGACAGCTCTCAGAAATGGCCGGGGACTCACATCATGGGCCAACCTGCTGTTCCCACATGCCATCCAGACAACCAGAAGGCGGCTTTATGGGGTGCCGGCGATCAAGCTCAGTACCACCATCACCCTTATCTCCAGTTCAATCCTATTGACAAGTCAAGCAACAGTCCCATGGAATCCATTCTCCACAAGTTCAACTCTTGGAGCAGCAAGGCCGAATCTATGGCCAACAACATCTGGCAGAACC TCAGAACCAACTCCTCTGTTTCTGGGGCGGCATGGGGGAAAATGAATTTGACCGCGAAAGCAATCACAGGAGGTGGGTTTGAGTCGTTATACAAGCAAACATTCACAACTTATCCAAATGAGAAACTGAAGAAGACGTTCGCATCTTATTTATCAACCTCAACCGGACCGGTTGCCGGAACTCTATATCTTTCCGATGCTCATGTAGCTTTCTGCAGCGACCGCCCATTATCATTCACTGCACCGTCTGGACAGGAGACCTGGAGCTACTACAAG GTTATGATACCTTTGGGCAAGATCGGCGCCATCAATCCTGTAGTCATGAGGGAAAATCCATCAGAAAAATACATTCAGGTCATTACAATTGATGGGCATGATTTTTGGTTCATGGGTTTTGTCAATTTTGACAAAGCATCCAAGCATCTCTCAGAAAGCATCTCCATTTTTGTAGCATCTGGGATAGCAGTAAAACCAGTGGTTGCATAA
- the LOC109001308 gene encoding translocon-associated protein subunit beta-like has product MAPPTLIFGLLALLLVSSSLGSSVDAPFILAHKKASLTRLKSGAERVSVSIDIYNQGSSTAYDVSLTDGSWPENVFDVVSGNTSMSWERLDAGGLLTHSFELEAKAKGLFYSAPAVITFRIPTKAVLQEAYSTPILPLDVLADRPPEKKFEWAKRLLAKYGSLVSVISIMVLFVYLISTPSKSSAAKGSKKKR; this is encoded by the exons ATGGCTCCCCCAACCCTGATCTTCGGTCTGTTGGCTCTCTTGCTGGTCTCTTCCTCGCTTGGCAGCTCTGTAGACGCGCCCTTCATCTTGGCCCACAAGAAGGCCTCCCTCACCAGGCTCAAATCCGGCGCCGAACGCGTCTCCGTCTCTATCGACATCTACAATCAAGGATCCTC GACTGCATATGATGTAAGCCTTACTGATGGTAGCTGGCCTGAAAATGTATTTGATGTTGTCAGTGGTAACACTTCAATGTCATGGGAAAGGCTTGATGC TGGTGGTCTTCTAACTCACTCTTTTGAGTTGGAGGCCAAAGCAAAAGGATTGTTCTACAGTGCTCCGGCTGTCATTACATTTCGCATCCCCACCAAGGCTGTCCTTCAG GAGGCATATTCGACTCCAATCTTGCCTTTAGATGTTCTTGCAGATAGACCTCCCGAGAAGAAGTTTGAGTGG GCTAAG AGGTTGCTGGCAAAATACGGGTCTCTAGTTTCTGTGATCTCCATTATGGTCCTGTTTGTGTACCTGATCAGTACTCCATCTAAATCCAGTGCTGCGAAAGGAAGCAAAAAGAAGCGCTAA
- the LOC109001309 gene encoding BRO1 domain-containing protein BROX homolog — MGCTSSMYAVGRKKKKLIVPEVVVFVPSMPIPVQSDLQRPLRGLIPKDLADRLSCIRNQIVLVAEDTGGSAITELRRALEEYLSILIGLVKKEYGLEGLIEFKWKNLEDGRRETCASNSWYELLSVIRLMAMLTLSEADSILIPKDLSGSGIRVVSSDCKRDAVDLLLKAAGYLEFCVRDVLVRIPPDIRKRFPKDLHEGVLEAISIQALGQGTEIQLGLAVECQKATLSVKRRLACEQLSYFSQAYQCLSGCDMDANNGYGKKHLWFIKWKFLEAKAAAYYYHGLILDKGNEPSCHVTAVCCFLAAEQLLSESKKACLNFCLAAPVTRAPPLWGAMKHLHQKIPEVASRKSQTYGYLLEQENALQVLPDLPDFQLSLRPDDYQLPQIDPAWDSEKWEVHGQPLKDHLKDSEDEIETE, encoded by the exons ATGGGGTGCACTTCTTCTATGTACGCAGttggaaggaagaagaagaagttgattGTCCCCGAAGTCGTGGTATTCGTCCCTTCAATGCCAATACCTGTACAATCTGATCTTCAACGGCCGCTAAGAGGGTTAATTCCAAAAGATCTTGCCGATAGATTGTCTTGCATTCGGAATCAGATTGTTTTGGTGGCAGAAGATACTG GTGGATCTGCTATAACTGAACTACGGCGAGCACTTGAGGAATACTTGTCTATTTTGATTGGACTCGTTAAGAAAG AATATGGTCTCGAGGGACTAATCGAATTCAAATGGAAGAATTTAGAAGATGGGCGACGT GAAACGTGTGCATCAAACTCCTGGTATGAATTGCTATCTGTCATTCGCCTAATGGCTATGCTGACTTTGTCAGAGGCCGACTCCATATTGATTCCCAAGGACCTTTCTGGTTCTGGTATAAGGGTCGTATCTTCAG ATTGCAAGAGGGATGCTGTTGATTTGTTACTCAAGGCAGCAGGATACTTGGAATTTTGTGTCCGGGATGTCCTGGTTCGTATACCCCCAGATATCAG GAAAAGGTTCCCGAAAGACTTGCACGAAGGTGTACTGGAGGCTATTTCCATTCAAGCACTAGGCCAG GGAACCGAAATTCAGCTCGGTTTAGCTGTTGAATGCCAAAAGGCCACTTTATCAGTCAAGAGGAGGTTGGCATGTGAACAGCTGAGCTATTTTAGCCAg GCTTATCAATGCTTGTCAGGATGTGATATGGACGCCAATAATGGGTATGGAAAGAAGCATCTCTGGTTCATTAAATGGAAATTCCTCGAGGCAAAG GCTGCAGCTTACTACTACCATGGTCTGATCCTTGACAAGGGTAATGAACCATCCTGCCATGTTACTGCTGTATGTTGTTTTCTTGCTGCAGAACAGCTTCTGTCAGAGAGCAAGAAAGCTTGCTTGAACTTTTGCCTTGCAGCTCCGGTGACCAG GGCTCCTCCACTCTGGGGAGCTATGAAGCATTTACATCAGAAAATTCCTGAAGTTGCATCAAGGAAGTCCCAGACGTATGGCTACCTCTTAGAACAAGAGAA TGCTCTCCAAGTATTGCCTGACCTACCAGATTTCCAGTTGTCATTAAGACCTGATGACTATCAATTACCTCAAATCGATCCAGCTTGGGATagtgaaaaatgggaagttcacgGACAGCCTCTAAAGGACCACTTAAAGGAtagtgaagatgagattgaaacTGAATGA
- the LOC109001310 gene encoding acyltransferase-like protein At3g26840, chloroplastic isoform X1 → MAASGASLFLSNLSPAFRRDSTSSSLGNLKSTRISTSSWRLAVSTEQTPSTSTRSDFSERRRLDMGKDELEAVASAAATSEDPAVERRSFKEYFERSKELIIRSDGGPPRWFTPLECGSPLANSPLLLFLPGVIGVGLGLINHHHRLGKIFEMWCLHIPAKDRTPFTDLAKLVERTIRSENHRSPNRPIYLVGESFGGCLALAVAACTPDIDLVLILANPASSFSRSQLQPLIPLLDIMPDQLNVSLPNMLRLMTGDPLRMAMDSLLERFPLQQTVGELSQDLVSISSYLSVLSDVLPRETLRWKLQMLKSASAVSNSRLHAVKAQTLILSSGRDQLLPSQEEGERLCRALPKCEIRKFSDRGHFLFLEDGIDLVTIIKGAGFYRRGKYIDYVSDYMPPTPTEFGKLYDENRWINAATSPVMLSTLEDGKIVRGLAGIPSAGPVLLVGYHMLLGLELVPLITNIYRERNILLRGIAHPMTFMKNKQGKLPDLSLYDTFRIMGAVPVSGTNFYKLLSSKSHVLLYPGGMREALHRKGEEYKLIWPEQSEFVRMAIRFGAKIIPFGTVGEDDIGKVVFDYDDLMKIPYFKGEIEELTNEAVKLRTDANGDVANQDVHLPGVLPKFPGRFYFYFGKPIETEGRKLELKDRDKSHELYLQVKSEVQKCIAYLKEKRENDPYRNLIPRLIYQTIHGFTAEVPTFEL, encoded by the exons ATGGCCGCTTCTGGAGCTTCCCTTTTTCTCTCCAATTTATCCCCGGCTTTCCGCCGGGATTCGACGTCTTCATCCCTTGGGAACTTGAAATCCACTCGGATTTCGACTTCTTCTTGGAGACTCGCTGTTTCCACCGAACAAACGCCATCCACTTCGACGAGGAGTGATTTCTCAGAGAGGAGAAGGCTGGATATGGGTAAAGATGAACTTGAGGCGGTAGCTTCTGCAGCAGCGACGTCCGAGGATCCGGCGGTGGAGCGTAGGAGCTTCAAGGAGTACTTTGAGCGGTCGAAGGAATTGATAATCAGATCGGACGGTGGACCGCCTCGGTGGTTCACGCCCTTGGAGTGCGGCTCTCCGTTGGCTAATTCTCCCCTGCTCCTCTTTTTGCCCG GTGTTATCGGTGTTGGACTTGGACTTATTAACCATCATCATAGACTTGGAAA GATTTTTGAGATGTGGTGCTTGCACATTCCAGCTAAGGATCGAACTCCATTTACAG ACTTGGCGAAGCTGGTTGAAAGAACAATTAGGTCAGAGAATCACCGTTCACCTAACAGACCCATATATCTTGTTGGAGAATCCTTTGGAGGATGCCTTGCTCTGGCCGTGGCAGCTTGTACTCCTGATATTGATCTTGTCCTTATTTTGGCAAACCCAG CTTCATCCTTTAGTCGGTCTCAACTACAACCTCTGATACCATTATTGGACATTATGCCTGACCAACTCAATGTTAGCCTCCCCAACATGTTGAGATTGATGACAG GCGATCCTTTGAGGATGGCGATGGACAGTCTCCTGGAGAGATTTCCTTTACAACAAACAGTTGGGGAGCTATCACAAGATCTTGTttcaatttcatcttatctctcG GTTCTATCTGATGTTTTACCCAGAGAAACACTTCGCTGGAAGCTGCAGATGCTTAAATCAGCTTCAGCTGTTTCCAATTCACGCCTCCATGCTGTAAAAGCTCAAACACTGATACTCTCAAG TGGAAGAGATCAGTTGCTACCTAGTCAAGAGGAAGGTGAAAGGCTGTGTCGTGCTCTGCCAAAATGTGAGATTCGTAAGTTCAGCGACAGaggtcattttcttttctta gaagatggtattGATTTGGTTACTATCATTAAGGGTGCTGGTTTCTACCGCCGTGGAAAATACATCGACTATGTTTCAGATTACATGCCACCAACCCCTACTGAGTTTGGAAAATTATATGATGAAAACAG ATGGATTAATGCTGCCACTAGTCCTGTGATGCTGTCAACTTTAGAGGATGGGAAGATTGTGAGGGGCCTTGCCGGAATACCTTCAGCAGGTCCTGTCTTGCTCGTAGGATATCACATGTTACTCGGACTTGAATTGGTTCCCTTGATAACCAATATTTATCGAGAAAGAAATATTCTTCTGCGGGGGATTGCACATCCAATGACGTTTATGAAGAATAAACAAGGAAAGTTACCTGATTTATCACTGTATGACACATTCAGAATAATGGGTGCGGTTCCTGTCTCAGGGACTAACTTCTACAAGCTTTTGTCTTCAAAGTCTCATGTCCTGCTGTATCCAGGGGGCATGCGTGAGGCTCTCCATCGGAAG GGTGAAGAATACAAGCTAATCTGGCCGGAACAATCTGAGTTTGTCAGGATGGCAATAAGATTTGGAGCCAAAATCATACCTTTTGGTACTGTTGGAGAAGATGATATTGGCAAA GTGGTTTTCGATTATGATGACCTAATGAAGATTCCTTACTTTAAGGGTGAGATAGAAGAATTAACGAATGAGGCAGTAAAGTTAAG AACTGATGCTAATGGGGACGTGGCAAACCAAGATGTTCACCTCCCTGGAGTTTTACCAAAATTTCCTGGCCGGTTTTATTTCTACTTCGGGAAACCAATTGAAACGGAAG GGAGGAAGCTGGAACTAAAAGACAGGGACAAATCTCATGAATTATATTTACAAGTCAAGTCTGAGGTCCAGAAATGCATTGCctatttgaaggaaaaaagagaaaatgatcCTTATAGAAATCTGATTCCTCGCTTAATTTACCAGACCATACATGGCTTTACAGCTGAAGTCCCTACATTTGAACTCTGA
- the LOC109001310 gene encoding acyltransferase-like protein At3g26840, chloroplastic isoform X2, with translation MAASGASLFLSNLSPAFRRDSTSSSLGNLKSTRISTSSWRLAVSTEQTPSTSTRSDFSERRRLDMGKDELEAVASAAATSEDPAVERRSFKEYFERSKELIIRSDGGPPRWFTPLECGSPLANSPLLLFLPAKDRTPFTDLAKLVERTIRSENHRSPNRPIYLVGESFGGCLALAVAACTPDIDLVLILANPASSFSRSQLQPLIPLLDIMPDQLNVSLPNMLRLMTGDPLRMAMDSLLERFPLQQTVGELSQDLVSISSYLSVLSDVLPRETLRWKLQMLKSASAVSNSRLHAVKAQTLILSSGRDQLLPSQEEGERLCRALPKCEIRKFSDRGHFLFLEDGIDLVTIIKGAGFYRRGKYIDYVSDYMPPTPTEFGKLYDENRWINAATSPVMLSTLEDGKIVRGLAGIPSAGPVLLVGYHMLLGLELVPLITNIYRERNILLRGIAHPMTFMKNKQGKLPDLSLYDTFRIMGAVPVSGTNFYKLLSSKSHVLLYPGGMREALHRKGEEYKLIWPEQSEFVRMAIRFGAKIIPFGTVGEDDIGKVVFDYDDLMKIPYFKGEIEELTNEAVKLRTDANGDVANQDVHLPGVLPKFPGRFYFYFGKPIETEGRKLELKDRDKSHELYLQVKSEVQKCIAYLKEKRENDPYRNLIPRLIYQTIHGFTAEVPTFEL, from the exons ATGGCCGCTTCTGGAGCTTCCCTTTTTCTCTCCAATTTATCCCCGGCTTTCCGCCGGGATTCGACGTCTTCATCCCTTGGGAACTTGAAATCCACTCGGATTTCGACTTCTTCTTGGAGACTCGCTGTTTCCACCGAACAAACGCCATCCACTTCGACGAGGAGTGATTTCTCAGAGAGGAGAAGGCTGGATATGGGTAAAGATGAACTTGAGGCGGTAGCTTCTGCAGCAGCGACGTCCGAGGATCCGGCGGTGGAGCGTAGGAGCTTCAAGGAGTACTTTGAGCGGTCGAAGGAATTGATAATCAGATCGGACGGTGGACCGCCTCGGTGGTTCACGCCCTTGGAGTGCGGCTCTCCGTTGGCTAATTCTCCCCTGCTCCTCTTTTTGCCCG CTAAGGATCGAACTCCATTTACAG ACTTGGCGAAGCTGGTTGAAAGAACAATTAGGTCAGAGAATCACCGTTCACCTAACAGACCCATATATCTTGTTGGAGAATCCTTTGGAGGATGCCTTGCTCTGGCCGTGGCAGCTTGTACTCCTGATATTGATCTTGTCCTTATTTTGGCAAACCCAG CTTCATCCTTTAGTCGGTCTCAACTACAACCTCTGATACCATTATTGGACATTATGCCTGACCAACTCAATGTTAGCCTCCCCAACATGTTGAGATTGATGACAG GCGATCCTTTGAGGATGGCGATGGACAGTCTCCTGGAGAGATTTCCTTTACAACAAACAGTTGGGGAGCTATCACAAGATCTTGTttcaatttcatcttatctctcG GTTCTATCTGATGTTTTACCCAGAGAAACACTTCGCTGGAAGCTGCAGATGCTTAAATCAGCTTCAGCTGTTTCCAATTCACGCCTCCATGCTGTAAAAGCTCAAACACTGATACTCTCAAG TGGAAGAGATCAGTTGCTACCTAGTCAAGAGGAAGGTGAAAGGCTGTGTCGTGCTCTGCCAAAATGTGAGATTCGTAAGTTCAGCGACAGaggtcattttcttttctta gaagatggtattGATTTGGTTACTATCATTAAGGGTGCTGGTTTCTACCGCCGTGGAAAATACATCGACTATGTTTCAGATTACATGCCACCAACCCCTACTGAGTTTGGAAAATTATATGATGAAAACAG ATGGATTAATGCTGCCACTAGTCCTGTGATGCTGTCAACTTTAGAGGATGGGAAGATTGTGAGGGGCCTTGCCGGAATACCTTCAGCAGGTCCTGTCTTGCTCGTAGGATATCACATGTTACTCGGACTTGAATTGGTTCCCTTGATAACCAATATTTATCGAGAAAGAAATATTCTTCTGCGGGGGATTGCACATCCAATGACGTTTATGAAGAATAAACAAGGAAAGTTACCTGATTTATCACTGTATGACACATTCAGAATAATGGGTGCGGTTCCTGTCTCAGGGACTAACTTCTACAAGCTTTTGTCTTCAAAGTCTCATGTCCTGCTGTATCCAGGGGGCATGCGTGAGGCTCTCCATCGGAAG GGTGAAGAATACAAGCTAATCTGGCCGGAACAATCTGAGTTTGTCAGGATGGCAATAAGATTTGGAGCCAAAATCATACCTTTTGGTACTGTTGGAGAAGATGATATTGGCAAA GTGGTTTTCGATTATGATGACCTAATGAAGATTCCTTACTTTAAGGGTGAGATAGAAGAATTAACGAATGAGGCAGTAAAGTTAAG AACTGATGCTAATGGGGACGTGGCAAACCAAGATGTTCACCTCCCTGGAGTTTTACCAAAATTTCCTGGCCGGTTTTATTTCTACTTCGGGAAACCAATTGAAACGGAAG GGAGGAAGCTGGAACTAAAAGACAGGGACAAATCTCATGAATTATATTTACAAGTCAAGTCTGAGGTCCAGAAATGCATTGCctatttgaaggaaaaaagagaaaatgatcCTTATAGAAATCTGATTCCTCGCTTAATTTACCAGACCATACATGGCTTTACAGCTGAAGTCCCTACATTTGAACTCTGA